One Deinococcus grandis DNA window includes the following coding sequences:
- the purD gene encoding phosphoribosylamine--glycine ligase produces MRVLVIGGGGREHAIVHACVRAGHEVLCTPGNPGIAHMARVIGSAQDAASLAQLARAEAADVVIVGPEAYLAAGVVDECEALGIPAFGPSRAASRLEGDKAWSKAFMHRHGIPTAAHHTFSDLGAAGAHVATLTPPIVVKDAGLKAGKGVTIAHTAEEAHAALRDIFTQPGAQAVIEDFMTGQEVTVLALTDGSAYALTPPSQDHKTIHEGDTGPMTGGMGVICPFPISPEQLEVVRRDIIEPTLAGMRADGHPFRGVLYAGLMLTPNGPKVVEFNARFGDPEAEAVLPLLESDLAGHALDAARGQFRPEDVHFRDAASATIILAAPGYPGEPQKGIPLTLPEPGPDEVIYHAGTTTSAAGLISSGGRVLAVTAVADTLNGALGRAYALADRVDFPGAQLRRDIGARIGAAPDPTPV; encoded by the coding sequence ATGCGCGTCCTGGTGATCGGCGGCGGCGGACGCGAGCACGCGATCGTGCACGCCTGCGTCCGCGCGGGGCACGAGGTGCTGTGCACGCCGGGCAACCCCGGCATCGCGCACATGGCCCGCGTGATCGGCAGCGCGCAGGACGCCGCAAGCCTCGCGCAGCTGGCCCGCGCCGAGGCGGCCGACGTGGTGATCGTGGGGCCCGAGGCGTACCTCGCGGCGGGCGTCGTGGACGAGTGCGAGGCGCTGGGCATCCCCGCGTTCGGCCCGTCCCGCGCCGCGAGCCGCCTGGAGGGCGACAAGGCCTGGAGCAAGGCGTTCATGCACCGCCACGGCATCCCGACCGCCGCGCACCACACCTTCAGCGACCTGGGCGCGGCCGGGGCGCACGTGGCGACCCTGACGCCGCCCATCGTGGTGAAGGACGCGGGCCTGAAGGCCGGGAAGGGCGTCACCATCGCCCATACCGCCGAGGAGGCGCACGCGGCGCTGCGGGACATCTTCACGCAGCCGGGCGCGCAGGCGGTCATCGAGGACTTCATGACCGGGCAGGAGGTCACGGTGCTCGCCCTCACCGACGGCAGCGCGTACGCCCTGACGCCCCCCAGCCAGGACCACAAGACCATCCACGAGGGCGACACCGGCCCCATGACCGGCGGGATGGGCGTCATCTGCCCCTTCCCCATCAGCCCCGAGCAGCTGGAGGTGGTGCGGCGCGACATCATCGAACCCACCCTGGCGGGCATGCGCGCCGATGGACACCCGTTCCGGGGCGTGCTGTACGCCGGGCTGATGCTCACGCCGAACGGGCCGAAGGTCGTGGAGTTCAACGCCCGCTTCGGCGACCCAGAAGCGGAAGCCGTGTTGCCCCTGCTGGAGAGTGACCTCGCGGGGCACGCCCTGGACGCCGCGCGCGGCCAGTTCCGGCCGGAGGACGTGCACTTCCGCGACGCCGCGAGCGCCACCATCATCCTCGCCGCGCCCGGCTACCCCGGCGAGCCGCAGAAAGGCATTCCCCTCACCCTCCCCGAACCCGGCCCGGACGAGGTCATCTACCACGCGGGCACCACGACCAGCGCCGCCGGACTGATCAGCAGCGGGGGCCGCGTGCTGGCCGTCACGGCCGTTGCGGACACCCTGAACGGCGCGCTGGGCCGCGCGTACGCCCTCGCGGACCGCGTGGACTTCCCCGGCGCGCAACTGCGACGCGACATCGGCGCCCGCATCGGCGCGGCCCCTGACCCCACGCCCGTTTGA
- a CDS encoding TRAP transporter permease, producing the protein MSDPTRPISSDPTLTPPGQEMTDGERRAIEMVEAAETGGRKLGGWQRGLVTLVAVAWCLYQMYAAQVGNIDTLTLRATHLGFAFFLAYLVFPHRKTPGQPQTRVPWYDWILGIGATGTAAYLIAQYPHIANEQGGLLTNTDVWVGSGMIVLLLLAAWRTIGVAMPIVAGVFMLYALTGPKGLIRGDLGPQLQLHAGQTWPQVVGQLFANTEGIFGTAIFVSAQIVFLFVLFGAIFDKLGAGEWFMRVAQGVLGGFRGGAAKASILSSALNGVISGSAVSNVVTGGNITIGTMIRTGYSREKAGAIEVASSSNGQLMPPVMGAAAFIMAQNLNIEYRSLILAAAIPAFLCYGALLVVAHIEALKLGLRGLPRNELPPVRQTLLSGWYYMLPLGYLIGTLTINPDATPERVALNTIFVMLIMMFVQEAVLAQRDGRGPARGLLDGGKKIIEAFEGGARSMIGIAIATAAAGIIVGIVTITGLGFGLADIVQLASDGVKNLMAFAGPQVATFASIVVVLVMAQLIALILGMGLPTTANYILMSALIVPIIAKIAGLDPSNPAQMLPVHMFVFYFGIMADSTPPVALAAFAAAAISGGNPVATGVQAFQYELRTALLAYMMFFNPQLLLIANGRLGGVTWTEAIPMILFAFIGLVAFSAATLRFLHRRTNPLQALLLLAAALILIIPTHVLWNLGALALIAAVYFWQKVGSRAEPPAEPPAALA; encoded by the coding sequence ATGAGCGACCCCACCCGTCCCATCAGCAGCGACCCCACCCTCACCCCACCCGGCCAGGAGATGACCGACGGCGAACGCCGCGCCATCGAGATGGTCGAGGCCGCCGAGACCGGCGGACGCAAACTCGGCGGCTGGCAGCGCGGCCTCGTCACGCTGGTCGCCGTCGCGTGGTGCCTGTACCAGATGTACGCCGCGCAGGTCGGCAACATCGACACCCTCACCCTGCGCGCCACGCACCTGGGCTTCGCGTTCTTCCTCGCGTACCTCGTGTTCCCCCACCGCAAGACCCCCGGGCAGCCGCAGACCCGCGTGCCCTGGTACGACTGGATCCTGGGCATCGGCGCGACCGGCACCGCCGCGTACCTCATCGCGCAGTACCCGCACATCGCCAACGAACAGGGCGGCCTGCTGACGAACACCGACGTGTGGGTGGGCAGCGGCATGATCGTCCTGCTGCTGCTCGCCGCGTGGCGCACCATCGGCGTCGCCATGCCCATCGTGGCGGGCGTGTTCATGCTGTACGCCCTGACCGGCCCCAAGGGCCTGATCCGCGGCGACCTCGGGCCGCAGCTTCAGCTGCACGCCGGGCAGACCTGGCCCCAGGTCGTGGGTCAGCTGTTCGCGAATACCGAAGGCATCTTCGGCACCGCCATCTTCGTTTCGGCACAGATCGTGTTCCTGTTCGTGCTGTTCGGCGCGATCTTCGACAAGCTCGGCGCGGGCGAATGGTTCATGCGCGTCGCGCAGGGCGTCCTGGGCGGCTTCCGGGGCGGCGCGGCCAAGGCCAGCATCCTGTCCAGCGCCCTGAACGGCGTGATCTCCGGCTCGGCCGTCAGCAACGTCGTCACCGGCGGGAACATCACCATCGGCACCATGATCCGCACCGGGTACAGCCGCGAGAAGGCCGGCGCGATCGAGGTCGCCAGTTCCAGCAACGGCCAGCTCATGCCGCCCGTCATGGGCGCCGCCGCGTTCATCATGGCGCAGAATCTGAACATCGAGTACCGCAGCCTGATCCTCGCCGCCGCCATCCCCGCGTTCCTCTGCTACGGCGCGCTGCTCGTCGTGGCGCACATCGAGGCCCTCAAGCTCGGCCTGAGGGGCCTGCCCAGAAACGAACTGCCCCCGGTGCGGCAGACCCTCCTGAGCGGCTGGTACTACATGCTGCCCCTCGGGTACCTGATCGGCACGCTGACCATCAACCCCGACGCCACCCCGGAACGCGTCGCGCTGAACACCATCTTCGTCATGCTGATCATGATGTTCGTGCAGGAAGCCGTCCTCGCGCAGCGTGACGGACGCGGCCCCGCGCGGGGCCTCCTCGACGGCGGGAAGAAGATCATCGAGGCGTTCGAGGGCGGCGCCCGCTCCATGATCGGCATCGCCATCGCCACCGCCGCCGCCGGGATCATCGTCGGCATCGTGACCATCACCGGCCTGGGCTTCGGCCTGGCCGACATCGTGCAGCTCGCCAGCGACGGCGTCAAGAACCTCATGGCCTTCGCCGGGCCGCAGGTCGCCACCTTCGCGTCCATCGTGGTCGTGCTCGTCATGGCGCAGCTCATCGCGCTGATCCTCGGCATGGGCCTGCCCACCACCGCCAACTACATCCTGATGAGCGCCCTGATCGTCCCGATCATCGCCAAGATCGCCGGGCTCGACCCCAGCAACCCCGCGCAGATGCTCCCGGTGCACATGTTCGTCTTCTACTTCGGGATCATGGCCGACAGCACCCCACCCGTCGCGCTCGCCGCGTTCGCCGCGGCCGCCATCAGCGGCGGGAACCCCGTCGCGACCGGCGTGCAGGCCTTCCAGTACGAACTGCGCACCGCGCTGCTGGCCTACATGATGTTCTTCAACCCGCAGCTGCTGCTCATCGCGAACGGCCGCCTGGGCGGCGTCACCTGGACCGAGGCGATCCCCATGATCCTCTTCGCGTTCATCGGCCTCGTCGCGTTCAGCGCCGCCACGCTGCGCTTCCTGCACCGCCGCACCAACCCCCTGCAGGCCCTGCTGCTGCTGGCCGCCGCACTGATCCTGATCATCCCCACCCATGTCCTCTGGAACCTCGGCGCGCTGGCCCTGATCGCCGCCGTGTACTTCTGGCAGAAAGTCGGCAGCCGCGCCGAACCCCCGGCGGAACCACCCGCCGCCCTCGCCTGA
- a CDS encoding RNHCP domain-containing protein, translating into MSGERRFTVQGTNNSFTCANCGSEVHPLQNGSVRNHCPACLHSLHVDVMPGDRACDCHGVMEPVDVDQSGKKGWVIVHRCRKCGFTGRNRAALDDPGQPDSWDALIAISSRRRD; encoded by the coding sequence GTGAGCGGCGAGCGGCGCTTCACGGTGCAGGGCACGAACAACTCGTTCACCTGCGCGAACTGCGGGTCCGAGGTGCACCCCCTTCAGAACGGGTCGGTGCGCAACCACTGCCCGGCGTGCCTGCACAGCCTGCACGTGGACGTCATGCCCGGCGACCGCGCCTGCGACTGCCACGGCGTGATGGAACCCGTGGACGTGGACCAGAGTGGGAAGAAGGGCTGGGTGATCGTGCACCGCTGCCGCAAATGCGGATTCACGGGCCGCAACCGCGCCGCGCTGGACGACCCAGGGCAGCCGGACAGCTGGGACGCCCTGATCGCGATCAGCAGCCGCAGGCGCGACTGA
- a CDS encoding MBL fold metallo-hydrolase: MTVHTLDLNFQGVGGVIASSVFDTGDGLAVVDTGPGSTLGALEAGLAGLGAALADVRHVLLTHIHFDHAGAAGTVLDRVPQARAYVHERGAAHLSRPERLLASATQIYGEHMDTLWGTMQPIDPARLTVLSGGETLTLGDLPVRVFYTPGHAVHHVSYHAGDHLFLGDVGGIRLDVAQTPRAPTPPPDINLEAWRDSLSVLETLDARTLHLAHFGAYPNTPAHWAGLRATMTADAERVRAGLSAGLDPQAITTAFTEDLMHELKMEDPTLPARYDFACPPWMSVQGLLRYWARQAARGQG, from the coding sequence ATGACGGTCCACACGCTCGACCTGAACTTCCAGGGCGTGGGGGGCGTGATCGCGTCCAGCGTGTTCGACACCGGGGACGGGCTGGCGGTCGTGGATACCGGGCCGGGCAGCACCCTGGGCGCGCTGGAGGCCGGACTGGCCGGGCTGGGCGCGGCGCTGGCGGACGTGCGGCACGTGCTGCTGACGCACATTCACTTCGATCATGCGGGCGCGGCGGGCACGGTGCTGGACCGGGTGCCGCAGGCCCGCGCGTACGTGCACGAGCGGGGCGCGGCGCACCTGTCGCGCCCGGAGCGGCTGCTGGCGAGCGCCACGCAGATCTACGGGGAGCACATGGACACCCTGTGGGGCACCATGCAGCCCATCGATCCCGCGCGCCTGACTGTCCTGAGCGGCGGCGAGACGCTGACGCTGGGCGACCTCCCGGTGCGGGTGTTTTACACGCCAGGGCACGCCGTGCACCACGTGTCGTACCACGCCGGGGACCACCTTTTCCTGGGGGACGTGGGCGGCATCCGGCTGGACGTTGCCCAGACACCCCGCGCGCCCACACCGCCGCCGGACATCAATCTGGAGGCGTGGCGCGACAGCCTCTCCGTGCTGGAGACGCTGGACGCCCGGACGCTGCACCTCGCGCACTTCGGGGCGTACCCGAACACGCCCGCCCACTGGGCCGGGCTGCGCGCCACCATGACGGCCGACGCCGAGCGCGTCCGCGCGGGCCTGAGTGCCGGACTGGATCCGCAGGCCATCACGACCGCCTTCACCGAGGACCTGATGCACGAACTCAAGATGGAAGACCCGACCCTGCCCGCCCGTTACGACTTCGCGTGCCCGCCGTGGATGAGCGTGCAGGGCCTGCTGCGCTACTGGGCGCGGCAGGCCGCGCGGGGGCAGGGCTGA